The Paraburkholderia dioscoreae DNA window GATACCAGTCGCGGCTGTCACCGCTGCGGGGAGACCCAGCGTCAATTCTCCGTCAAGGATCGCGATGTCGGGGAGAAGCAGCGGAGAGACGATGCCTTTCTTCTCCGATTCACCCGTCGTAACGATGGCAATGGGCGTGACTTCTGATCCAGTACCGGCAGTCGTCGGAATGAGCGCAAGCGGTAAGCGCGGGCCATTAGCAACGCGCACTCCATACGCTTCGGTCAGGTGGCCGTTGTTGCCGGCAAGCAAAGCTACGACCTTCGCTACGTCCATCGGTGAGCCACCGCCGATGCCAAGCACGCCAGTCACTCTTCTCTCCCTCGCCACCGCAAGCCCACCCAGAATGTTTGCCTCAGGTGGGTCCGCTGCGACATCGTCGTAGACGCTGACCTCGACGCCAGCACCGCGGAGATTCTCCTCCACCGGCGCGAGCAATCCCACTTTGCGAATACCGGCGTCGGTAACGATGAGTATCCGTTGTCCCAACGTCGGTTTAACGATTGTCGCAACGTCCTTGCTGATACCGGAGCCGCAGCGGATTGATGGCGTGGTTTCAAACGAGAAGGGATCCATTCTTGCCTCTAGAATTTTTAAATACTGCTTCTTTCGCTGCGTATCGGTTCGATCATTTCGCCCAATGCGCAGGTGAAACAGTTCGCCGAGCAGGCGGGAGGACTTTGTCAGACTCGCACTTGATCTTCTGACGACGTAGTGTCGGTGGAGTCTCGCCGCAATGGCGAGCGCACGGGAACGTCGTTCAGCATGAACTTCTGCCGCGTGTAGGCCGATGCCCAGTCGAGCACAGTCCGCGCCGTGTTCATACGAAGACCGAGCGTAAGGAACCCGTGAATCTGGTCTGCGAGATGGAGGTGGTTGACACGTACCCCAGCGTCCTGCAGTCGGCGTGCGTATGCCGTGCCTTCTTCACACAACGGGTCGAAACCCGACGTGACAATCAACGTATCGGGCGATGCAGTCAGATCCAGAGCATTCAAGGGTGCGAGGCGCACATCGTCTGCGTCAAGGGCGCGCTGTACGTAGTGGTCACGGAACCAACGCATGGTGACGGACGTGAAGGGCAAGCCGGACGCAACGCGAGAATAACCCGCGGATTCAGCCGCGAGGTCAGTTACCGGATAGAACAACAGTTGTAGCTTCGGCCGGATCTCTTTCGGGTAATCGCCGGCAGACAGAGAGACGAATGTCGCAAGAAAGCCGCCCGCGCTATCGCCGACAACACCTAACCGGGAAGCGTCGATGCCCAGCCCGTCTGCATTCTGCGCGATCCACTGGTATGAAGCGAGCGCGTCATCGATAGCAGCTGGAAACGGATGTTCAGGCGCCAACCGGTAGTCCACCGCCACTATCCGGCAGCCTGACGCGCGCGCAAGTTCACGGCAGATCGAATCATGCGTGTCCAGTGAGCCAACGACCCAGCCACCGCCGTGAAAGAAAACAAGTCCCGGTGCCAAAGACCGTTCCGATTCCACTGTCCAGTATGAGCGGAGATTAAGCGGCCCCGTTGAAGTATGCGCGACCATGTCTGCTGTCGCTACCGAGGCGTCGCGCTGTAATCCGTTCATTTCGCAGCCCAGCGCGTATGCGACTCGCGCTTCCGGCACGGGCAACTGGAACAATGGCGGCCGCTTAGCGCGTTCCACCAGGTCCAGATAGGCCAGGACGTCCGGCTCCAAGCTCATGTATCTCCTCCCTTTGAAGGTTCAGAGAAGCCTCGCTCCTCACCAATATCAGCTTTGGCGGATGGCCTCGGCAGCGGACAAAGCCATGAATTCGTCGCTAACGAAGCTGCGAGTCTTGTCATGGTATTGGTGTACGGTACCAGACCAGTTGTTGATAACTTTCCCCGACGCATTTTTGTACCAGCTATTGCAATCCCCCGACCACGCCGCGTCGTCCATTTCACTTTGCAACTCTGCGTTGAAACGGGCAACGACGGTCGGCCGTACCTCCAAGGCCTCAACACCAAGGTTCTCCTGTGCGGCCAGAGCCTGAATAACGTACCCGAACTGCGCCTCGAGCATCGATAAAATGGAGTTGTGACCCAGGTTTGTGTTGGGGCCGTACATAACAAAGAAATTCGGGAACCCACTCACACACATCCCGAGGTAGGCATACGCGCCTTCCTTCCAGGTATCCCGGAGGCTGTGCCCTTCGCGCCCGAAAACATCGACAGGTCCCTGGAACGATTGCGTTTCGAATCCGGTTCCGTAAATGATGACGTCGACCGGACGCAATTCGCCGTCGGCTGTGACGATACCTTCCGGCTCGATGCGAGAAACTCCTGACGTAACAAGCGATACGTTATCGCGCAGGATAGCGGGGAAGTAGTCGTCGGACCGCAAAATTCGCTTGCAGCCGAGCGGATAGTCGGGTGTGAGCTTTTTTCGCAGTTCCTGGTCCGGCACCTGGTTTCGCAAATGCTCGATCGCTATACGCTCAAGCTCCTCAGCCTCTGCGCTACCCTGTTTCATCCGCAGGAACGTGGTCTCGCGCCATTCGAACAGTTCCTCGCGATGAGTCGCGAAGTAGTCGGGGATCGTGCAATAGTCCCTGATTTCCTTCTCCGTATAAGGACGGTCCATGCGGGGAACAACCCAGTTGGGACTACGCTGGAAAACGTCGAGGTGCCCAACAATAGGTGCGATCTCCGGAATGTACTGCACGGCACTCGCGGCATTGCCGATACTCGCAACTCGCTTGCCGGCCAGGTCGATGTCGTGTCTCCAGCGGGCCGAATGGAACTGAACACCCTTGAACGTTTCTTGCCCTTCAATGACTGGAGTTTGCGGCCGGTTGAGCTGCCCCCACGCAGCGACGAAATTGCGAGCGGTTAGCACGCTGCCATCGGCAAGCTCGACACTCCACAGGAGCCTCTCGTCATCCCACCTTACCGATGTGACCTTCGTTCGCAACCGGATATACGGACGAAGGCCATTATCGTCGACAATACGCTTCATGTAAGCGAGGATTTCCGGCTGCCGCGCGTAAACTCGACTGACAGTCGGATGGAGAGCGAACGAAAAGCAATAAAGATGCGATTCCGTGTCGCATCCAGAGCCCGGATAGGTGTTGTCGCGCCACGTACCGCCAATGTCATCGGCCTGCTCAAGAATAGCGAAATTGCGCTTCCCTGCTTCCAACAGTTTCACACCAAGTCCGATTCCGCTGAAACCGGCACCCAAAACGATGACATCGAGGTGGCTCTTCATGCAACATCTCCAGTCTTTAAGTCTACAAAGCTTTTTTAAATTCACACGGAAGGCGAAACGCACGCTGCTCGTTGCGTTGATTTCCGACAAGCGTCCGCGTTACCGCGACGAACTCACGACGTCACAACTCATCTTCTACGGAGTAACGCCCGAGCGTCTCACCACCGTCGACCGGAATCAGTGCACCATGGATGTAGCTCGATTCATCGCTTGCGAGAAACACCGCGAGATTCGCGACGTCATCCACTTCGCCCCACCGCTTGAGCGGAATGGATTCAGCGAATGCCTTTACGTAGTTGGAGTCGTCAAAATGCCCGCGGGTCATAGAGGTTTTGGCATACGTAGGGCAGATGCCGTTGGCCCGAATACCATCCTTTCCGTATTCGATCGCCACGCATTTAGTCAGACTCGACACCGCACCCTTCGAGATGTTGTAGACCGACTGCTTAGGATGTCCGCTGATGCCAGCAGTTGAAACAATATTGACGATCGTTCCCCCGCCGCTTTTCAGAAACGCCTTGATGGCTTCCTGGCAGCCGAACCACGTCCCTTTCAGGTTGACATCCCAACATGCATCCAGGTCCTTCTCGTCAAACTCGTGAACGAACTTCCCCGCGCGATAGATGCCGGCGTTGTTCACAATGACGTCGAGTTTGCCGAAGTGTTCAATCGTGCGATCGACCAGTTCCGAGACCTGCTGCCGCCTTGTTACGTCGCAAGTTGCAAAGAATGCTTCGCCGCCGTTCTTCGCAATCTCCTCCACCGTCGTCGCGGCGGATTTATCTTCAAATCCTCCGGGATTACGGCCTTCATGGAGGTCGGCGACCACGACTTTCGCCCCCTCTCTCGCGAAATGGACCGCGATTGCGCGCCCGATTCCACTGCTCGCACCGGTGACGATCGCTACTTTGTCGTTGAGTCGACTCATATCAGCCTTTTATCGTTCAATACCTTCTGCTAGCCGCATTAGCGGGCAACGAATCCGCCGTCCACGGTAAGCATGGAGCCAGTCATCCATTCCGCGTCATCCGATGCGAGAAAGAGTGCTGCTTTCGCAACATCTTCAACCGTGCCCAAACGAGGCCATGGTGTGAGTCCATGCAACCACTTGCTCGTCGCCTCATCCTCGAGGGCGGAACGAACCATGGATGTCGCGAGAAAGCCAGGACAAATAGCGTTCACGTTGATCCGATGTTCGGCAAAGTCGATTGCGATTTCCTTCGTGAGCCCGACAACCGCCGCCTTCGAAGCGCAATATGCGGGCTCCTTGGCAAGTCCGACGAGACCGGCCATCGATGCCATATTGACAACCCGTCCGCGAAGAACGCCGCCATTGGCCAACTTGACCGGCTCCTGCTTCAAGAACTGCTCGATTGCGTATTTGCAACCCAGCCATACGCCTTTTACATTGACGGCCATAGTGATATCGAAGTCTTCTTCGCGTTCCTCGACCACCGTAGCGAAGTCGAACGCGACGCCCGCGTTGTTCACCATCACGTCGAGGCGCCCGAACCTTTCCACCGCAGCGGCTACTAGCGATTTAACGTCATTTGCTCGAGTCACATCGCTTGACACGAAGTGTGCGGAACCGCCTCGCTGCACGATCAGGTCATCCGTGTCGATATTTAGGTCGGGCTCGTAGCCATCCGCATTTGCCGACTTACGAATGTCCGAGCACACAACCGACGCTCCCTCCCTTGCAAACGCGAGTGCCACCGCACGGCCGATACCAGAGCTAGCGCCTGTAACCACGGCTACGCGGCCTTGTAATTTCAACGTCATTAACGAGTGCTCCTGCAAGGGATTTCATGGATGCGCGGTGACGAATTTAAATGCGCTAAGTGTTTCGCAAGATAAGCTGGAGTCACCGTGCCGATCTTTTAAAAATATTATTCAGTCGCGACCTCACAAGACATGTTCGAGACGGCCAATATGTTTCGACCAGTGGCCACTTGCAGGGACGACCAGGCACGTTTGCGATGCGAGCACGCGTGGAGGTGCCGCACCACCCACCCGCCAGATGTGTGGTCGCCACGCACGTTCGAAAAGATTAGTCGGCCCCCGGAATTGGAAAACCAACGGTTTCAGGCTACTTTATGTACTTAACTTCTGTGCCGAGCCAACCGTCCCAGCGCTTCGACCAGTAGAGGTTATGCAACTTCGTCGTCAGAGGACCAGGCCCGCTCTCTCCGCCAAGAACAACTCCGTCGACGCTGTTGACCGGCATAATGCCGCCTGCAGTCGAAGTTAAAAACGCCTCGTCTGCCTCCCGCAGTTCACTGGCGTTGACGGCGCGGATGTGGATGGAGACTCCGAGCTCAGCGGCAATTTCCAGCGTGGTTTTTCGGGTAATGCCTTCAAGACAGCCAGAGTCAGGAGTGAACAATTCTCCGTTCTTTATAAAGAAGATATTTACCCCTGGTCCTTCGGTAAGATTCCCATCGGCATCGCACAGAACGCTCCACTCCCGGCCCTGCTCCCCTGCTTCGAACAATGACAGTTTCAGGTCCATCCAGTGGAAATTTTTTGCCGTCGGATCCACCGAATTCGGCGGAATGCGGATGTACCGCTTGCTCACGAGCAAGTCCAGCCCACGCTCACGTTGCTCGTCGCTTGCGATAAACCGGTAGGGAATGGCGAATGCATAGAACCGGTTTTCATAGCTAGCCGGATTCGTACGCTTTGCGGGCGTCGGGCCACGGGTCACCGCCCACCAAACGTATGCCTCGCGGGTGCCCGCAAGCGCGACAAGCTCGCTCAGGATTTTTGCTGTTGCATTCCTGTCATGCGGATTGCGCAGATAGAACTTTTCACAAGCGCTTTCGAAACGGTCGAGATGATCGTCCAGCCGGAAGAATAAGCCCTTGCTTACGCTCACGACATCGTACGCACCGTCGGCCTGCATGAATCCGCCGTCGGTAATCGGAATACTAGCCTCATCAATGGGACAGAACTTGCCGTTGACGTATGCGCTACCATGGTCGAATTCCGGCGCGTAGTCGACACGTGCATGCAACGGATCGGTCAGCATGATGTTTGCGGCGGGGGTGATTGTCATAGCTATCGTGTCCATACTGCTGCTCAGGATAAATTGCCGGCGCGTCCGAGATGCGCCGGCATACCGATAGATGATAGGGCCGCAATCAACCGGCGCCATGTCGGGAAAGGCCAACTGGTGACGCGCCGTGGCCACGTTAGCGGTATCGAGCTACCGCTTCAATCGGCCATCGCGCACTTGCAGCTTCGACCCTTGCATTGAACGAAAGCAGAGATTGTATTTTTATTGTCGTCAGGATTCCGTCGTCAGCAAACGATCAGGCCAGTTTCACGGTTGTCGGCCTTAGATTTCTATTTTTAGCATTGCAGCATCGACACCCGCGCGGCGGTAATTCCACTTCAAGTAGCGGACGCCAAAATAGCTAGAGAGCGCCGCCTCTGACCTTGCCCGCCCCTCCGCGAGCAATCTCCAACGACACACTCGTAATCAGGTCCAAAACAGCATCCAGCGCGGGGGTCAACCGCCCGGCGCTGTATGTGTAGACCATCAAACCCTCAAGCTGTGCCGCGATAAGCGTTGCCCGCGCAAAGCACTCCCGCCCGGACGCTTCGGGGTCGATCTCACGGACGAGACTGACGTAAATCTGCCGATATTCGGCGTAGGACCTGCTCAGAAGCTGGTGGGTGATCGCGGAGTGCTCGGCCAAGGCAAACATCTCAAAGGAAAATCGGCACACACGCGGATCGCAAGCCTCCACGAAAACGTCTTCAATAATTTCGCGCAGACGATCGATTGCATTCTTGTCGCTCGGCTTACCCATCTCCGACCAGCGGTCGTAGTAGGCGGAAAACAGCGCATTGATGGTAGAGCTCAGAAGGTCGTCATGAGTCGGGAAATAATGTTGGAGCCCTGAAGCCAACATTCCAACCTCTTTCGCGATGCGCGCCAGTGTGAAATTCCCGTATCCCTCGGACGCGAGCACATTGGCTGCTGCGGCCACAATTTCATTTATCTTCGCCTCACGCTTGCGACTCTGCATAGTCGGGCGAAGATAACTTGGCTCCGAGGCGTTCCGTCTAACGGTAATTTCGTAGTGCCCTCGGCTGATGTGCGTTTCGGAGCCAAACAAGCTTTCCCGGGCGACGTTCTGCGTGCGCGGCAGATCCTTTGCCGGTCCAATGTTCTGCTTTTCGCTGAACTCACTGCTTGGGCCCTTACCGGCGAGACCGGCAATCGCCTTGACACTTCGCTTGGTGGTGCGCGCGAACTCCTCGAAATCCTTCTCGGAATCGTCACTACGCGCCGCAAATATCATCATGCCCTCCGCCTGCGCTGTAAGCACGGATGCCCGCGCTTTGCACTCGTCAGGCGAGAGGTCAGGGTTAATTTCCGCAAGCAGCTTCGCAAATATGCCCCTGTACTCCTCGTAAGCTCGTTCGACCAGCACCGATACGTACGATTCGTGCTGGGCGAATGCCCACGTTTCGAAGAGGAACTTCTCCGCGTCGGACGACTTGTTGATGTCCTCAAAAATCTGCTCAATGAGTGCCGCGCACCTGCGCTGAGCGGTCACTCCGACACGCGTCGCTATGCCGAGGTACGTTTCAAGGTAGCCCCTCAGGAATCTCTCAATGATGATGGACAGCAGTTCGTCTTTGTCCGGAAAGTAATACTGAAGATTGCTAAGGGTGAGACCGGCACGCGCAGCAACCTTCCGCGTAGCGAAGCCCGCATAACCTTCCTCCCGAAAAATTTGAGTCGCGGCATCAAGAATTTCGGCGATACGGCGTTCACGATTGCGCCGCTGCACCGAACCGGCGCCCGCGGCACCATCCTGGGTTTCTGTTGAATCGACTTGAGCACCAGACTTCGCCGGCAAGTGAGCGTCTCTCACGGAACCATTCCCCTATGTCCAATGGACATTATAGGTCAAAACACCCATTCTATTCAATCTTACAAAAAACAATCTGTTCCTACAGAGCACCAACGTACGATACTCATTACGCACTGCTTCAGGGCATGAATCCCCGTATATAGGGGATTCTACCTGTGCCGCGCTTTTATTTTTCCCTTGATTTCTTGGTCGTCGCACCTCTAGACTTAGGTCACTTCACCAAATTATTTGTCATTTGATGCACCTTTGGTTGCAGGCGAACGACAACAATGCTGAAAGCGCCTACGGAGCGAGCATGGAACGGTTACACATAGATTCGGCTGTTGCGTTCGCCGCGCTGAACCCGGCGGAAATTTCGCTAATCGCAGATACGGCATCATCGACAGGCATTCCCGCTTCCGCCATCCTGGAGGGTACGGGGCTGGCGCCTGCCGCAATGCATCAAGGCAAGGGCAAAACTTCCGTCCAGCAGCATGTGATCGCACTCACGAATGCTGTAACGCTCACAGGTGACCGACTGCTCGTGCTGAAGGCGGGAACGCGCGCGCACCTTACTACTTTCGGCATCGTCGGATATGCGCTCTGGAGCGGTGACACATTGCGCGAGGCCCTATCCGTTGCACGCAAGTATGCGCCACTGCTGAATCTGAAATGTGGCCCAACTTTGACGGTTGTCGGCTCGACGGCAACGCTTTCATTTGCGGAACCGGGCGGATTGTCCGGCGAGGACACTGAATACTGCCTCGAATTCGAATTGGCAAAAGTTCTGACGTTCCTGCGAGACCTTCAAATCCCTCATTTCAAGCCTTCATCGCTGCATTTGCACTCGGCATCCGCAGAGCACCGTAACAAAGCAGGCGTCCTGCTTCGCTGCGATAGCGTCGTTCAGCATACAGTCACGCAAATTCGCTTTGACGCTAGATGGCTCGATCATTCGTTATCGCAGTCGAATCCACATACTCATAAAGCCTGCCTCGAGGCCTGCGATCAACTGCTCGAAGCGCATGGTTGCCAGTTCGACCTTGCGTCGAGCGTGCGTTCGATTCTGGCGAGTGCCTCCGCGTCGATACCGACACTACCCGAAGTGGCTAGCACCTTGTGTATGTCGGCACGAACACTCAGGCGCCGGCTTGACACGATGAACACTTCCTATAGTCAGTTGCTCGACGATGTCCGCAAGACGATGGCCATTCGCTATATCGCATCCACTAGCCTGACCACCGAAATGATCGCCGAGAAACTTGGCTACAGTGACGCGGCCAATTTCAGCCACGCTTTCAAACGATGGACAGGTCAGGCTCCGCGACAGTATCGGGCAATGTCGAACCACCCGATCGATGAGCCGGCAGCGAAACTCGCCATTCCCCGCACCTCATATCGTTTCAATCTGCTTCAGACCGCTGCTTAAGGTGTGAGCGCCTCGCTACGGCTTTCTCCGGGTAGCAGCCAGTGGAGTTATCTTTTTTGGCTCTCACCAAATGTATTGGTGGGAGCCAAATTGGCCGCGCTCGAGGACGACAAGAACGAAGCAGTGGGTAGCGCCTGAACGTTCCGAGCGAATTCAAACGACAACTGGTCGAGCAGACGTTCGCGCTGCTTTTCATCGAAAGAGTTTTTCTAACTCGGACCGCCAGTTAATCTGCTTTGCCTCAACATCACACCGCGGCTATCCTTGTGTCTGCCCGTGTTGAGGCGGATCGGCCAAAGCCGCCGGTGAGCCGCCGGCATCAGGTTGGCCCACCCAACTATTTCTCCCAGTACTACCCGAAGGCTCGCTAAATGGATTCCGTCCCCCAGGCACCGCTCATTCTGATAACGGGCGGAGGTCGTGGCGTAGGTGCCGCAACGTCCCGGCTCGCTGCCGTACAAAGCTACGATGTAGCGATAAGCTTCGTCTCCAACGAGTCTGCCGCGCTTGCGGTAGCGGCTGATGTAGAAGCTGCTGGACGCCGGGCTTTAACGATGCGTGCGGATAGCGCGAATCCTGAGCAGGTCGCACGGCGATTCGCGACAATCGATCAGGAATTCGGCCGGATCGATGTACTGGTGAACAACGCCGCGGTACTCGCGCCGCAGTTCCGGCTAGAGGATCTCGAATTCGAGCGAATGCAGCGTATCTTCGCGGTCAATTCGATCGGCCCTATCCTCTGTGCACAACAAGCCAACAAGCGGCAAAGCGGATGTCCTATCGGCACAACGGGCGCGACGGCGCCGTGATCAACATCTCGTCGGCATCGGCCCGGCTCGGTAGTCCGAACGAGCATGTCGACTACGCCACGTCGAAGGGCGCCGTTGAGACATTTACTATTGGTTTTGCAAAC harbors:
- a CDS encoding aminotransferase class IV, whose protein sequence is MTITPAANIMLTDPLHARVDYAPEFDHGSAYVNGKFCPIDEASIPITDGGFMQADGAYDVVSVSKGLFFRLDDHLDRFESACEKFYLRNPHDRNATAKILSELVALAGTREAYVWWAVTRGPTPAKRTNPASYENRFYAFAIPYRFIASDEQRERGLDLLVSKRYIRIPPNSVDPTAKNFHWMDLKLSLFEAGEQGREWSVLCDADGNLTEGPGVNIFFIKNGELFTPDSGCLEGITRKTTLEIAAELGVSIHIRAVNASELREADEAFLTSTAGGIMPVNSVDGVVLGGESGPGPLTTKLHNLYWSKRWDGWLGTEVKYIK
- a CDS encoding AraC family transcriptional regulator codes for the protein MERLHIDSAVAFAALNPAEISLIADTASSTGIPASAILEGTGLAPAAMHQGKGKTSVQQHVIALTNAVTLTGDRLLVLKAGTRAHLTTFGIVGYALWSGDTLREALSVARKYAPLLNLKCGPTLTVVGSTATLSFAEPGGLSGEDTEYCLEFELAKVLTFLRDLQIPHFKPSSLHLHSASAEHRNKAGVLLRCDSVVQHTVTQIRFDARWLDHSLSQSNPHTHKACLEACDQLLEAHGCQFDLASSVRSILASASASIPTLPEVASTLCMSARTLRRRLDTMNTSYSQLLDDVRKTMAIRYIASTSLTTEMIAEKLGYSDAANFSHAFKRWTGQAPRQYRAMSNHPIDEPAAKLAIPRTSYRFNLLQTAA
- a CDS encoding SDR family NAD(P)-dependent oxidoreductase, producing the protein MTLKLQGRVAVVTGASSGIGRAVALAFAREGASVVCSDIRKSANADGYEPDLNIDTDDLIVQRGGSAHFVSSDVTRANDVKSLVAAAVERFGRLDVMVNNAGVAFDFATVVEEREEDFDITMAVNVKGVWLGCKYAIEQFLKQEPVKLANGGVLRGRVVNMASMAGLVGLAKEPAYCASKAAVVGLTKEIAIDFAEHRINVNAICPGFLATSMVRSALEDEATSKWLHGLTPWPRLGTVEDVAKAALFLASDDAEWMTGSMLTVDGGFVAR
- a CDS encoding alpha/beta hydrolase, whose amino-acid sequence is MSLEPDVLAYLDLVERAKRPPLFQLPVPEARVAYALGCEMNGLQRDASVATADMVAHTSTGPLNLRSYWTVESERSLAPGLVFFHGGGWVVGSLDTHDSICRELARASGCRIVAVDYRLAPEHPFPAAIDDALASYQWIAQNADGLGIDASRLGVVGDSAGGFLATFVSLSAGDYPKEIRPKLQLLFYPVTDLAAESAGYSRVASGLPFTSVTMRWFRDHYVQRALDADDVRLAPLNALDLTASPDTLIVTSGFDPLCEEGTAYARRLQDAGVRVNHLHLADQIHGFLTLGLRMNTARTVLDWASAYTRQKFMLNDVPVRSPLRRDSTDTTSSEDQVRV
- a CDS encoding SDR family NAD(P)-dependent oxidoreductase, which encodes MSRLNDKVAIVTGASSGIGRAIAVHFAREGAKVVVADLHEGRNPGGFEDKSAATTVEEIAKNGGEAFFATCDVTRRQQVSELVDRTIEHFGKLDVIVNNAGIYRAGKFVHEFDEKDLDACWDVNLKGTWFGCQEAIKAFLKSGGGTIVNIVSTAGISGHPKQSVYNISKGAVSSLTKCVAIEYGKDGIRANGICPTYAKTSMTRGHFDDSNYVKAFAESIPLKRWGEVDDVANLAVFLASDESSYIHGALIPVDGGETLGRYSVEDEL
- a CDS encoding TetR/AcrR family transcriptional regulator, which codes for MRDAHLPAKSGAQVDSTETQDGAAGAGSVQRRNRERRIAEILDAATQIFREEGYAGFATRKVAARAGLTLSNLQYYFPDKDELLSIIIERFLRGYLETYLGIATRVGVTAQRRCAALIEQIFEDINKSSDAEKFLFETWAFAQHESYVSVLVERAYEEYRGIFAKLLAEINPDLSPDECKARASVLTAQAEGMMIFAARSDDSEKDFEEFARTTKRSVKAIAGLAGKGPSSEFSEKQNIGPAKDLPRTQNVARESLFGSETHISRGHYEITVRRNASEPSYLRPTMQSRKREAKINEIVAAAANVLASEGYGNFTLARIAKEVGMLASGLQHYFPTHDDLLSSTINALFSAYYDRWSEMGKPSDKNAIDRLREIIEDVFVEACDPRVCRFSFEMFALAEHSAITHQLLSRSYAEYRQIYVSLVREIDPEASGRECFARATLIAAQLEGLMVYTYSAGRLTPALDAVLDLITSVSLEIARGGAGKVRGGAL
- a CDS encoding flavin-containing monooxygenase, translating into MKSHLDVIVLGAGFSGIGLGVKLLEAGKRNFAILEQADDIGGTWRDNTYPGSGCDTESHLYCFSFALHPTVSRVYARQPEILAYMKRIVDDNGLRPYIRLRTKVTSVRWDDERLLWSVELADGSVLTARNFVAAWGQLNRPQTPVIEGQETFKGVQFHSARWRHDIDLAGKRVASIGNAASAVQYIPEIAPIVGHLDVFQRSPNWVVPRMDRPYTEKEIRDYCTIPDYFATHREELFEWRETTFLRMKQGSAEAEELERIAIEHLRNQVPDQELRKKLTPDYPLGCKRILRSDDYFPAILRDNVSLVTSGVSRIEPEGIVTADGELRPVDVIIYGTGFETQSFQGPVDVFGREGHSLRDTWKEGAYAYLGMCVSGFPNFFVMYGPNTNLGHNSILSMLEAQFGYVIQALAAQENLGVEALEVRPTVVARFNAELQSEMDDAAWSGDCNSWYKNASGKVINNWSGTVHQYHDKTRSFVSDEFMALSAAEAIRQS